The following are from one region of the uncultured Campylobacter sp. genome:
- a CDS encoding 4Fe-4S binding protein yields MKEFGFYNDFDENLMLNEQIEVNGEGEYLVSNSPKLKSSVVAPEINFYLKNTADSVLDKAKNTLLLYEARASAFDLARDIDYEKQVGKNVVIVSNGGRENLANLLKEKGFKTIELTHFEIKFIYGAAGELSVLVLRPDGEFEVDCDFFLVENAREYMLKQSGCYEIAGKSDDEIAAQLEAQSPKFKFKSHVHYDSTICQYHERRHEICGRCVEACPTVAILKEDETKHLVFSHIDCVNCGGCVSVCPSGALDYSDMPRNSFAQIAKLYRGKIALIVPAKASLENLSLNLPANVLPFAVSGERFLSETHLLTLLQESGAQVVIYEQNIGKGTKDAVDILNQIYELKFNEKAVLVAQNEDKLKSALFQAKFIEGSQYSIAEYALPKREIFAKRLEWLVGDQNLGSVSTTELIRYGRVEINQDTCTLCLSCVGACNVAALVADKKTNSIVFNPSVCTACGYCELSCAEKDTIFLRPGKIDLEPSFFAFSELARDELFACIECGKEFATKKAVEKIASIMAPKFNGDKAKLKTLYCCSDCKAKVMIKAQMDQMREEVLNG; encoded by the coding sequence ATGAAAGAATTCGGTTTTTATAACGATTTTGACGAGAATTTGATGCTAAACGAGCAGATCGAAGTAAACGGCGAAGGCGAGTATCTCGTCTCAAATTCGCCCAAACTAAAATCAAGCGTCGTAGCGCCCGAGATAAATTTTTATCTAAAAAATACCGCAGACTCGGTGCTAGATAAGGCCAAAAACACGCTTTTGCTTTATGAGGCTAGAGCTAGCGCCTTTGACCTAGCGCGCGACATCGACTACGAAAAGCAAGTCGGCAAAAACGTCGTGATCGTTAGCAACGGCGGACGCGAAAATTTGGCGAATTTGCTTAAAGAAAAAGGCTTTAAAACCATCGAGCTGACGCATTTTGAGATCAAATTTATCTACGGCGCCGCAGGCGAGCTAAGCGTGCTAGTACTGCGCCCGGACGGCGAGTTTGAGGTGGACTGCGACTTTTTCCTCGTCGAAAACGCGCGCGAATACATGCTAAAGCAAAGCGGCTGCTACGAGATCGCGGGCAAAAGCGACGACGAGATCGCCGCACAGCTAGAGGCGCAAAGCCCGAAATTTAAATTTAAAAGCCACGTCCACTACGACTCCACGATCTGCCAGTACCACGAGCGCAGACACGAGATCTGCGGCAGGTGCGTAGAGGCCTGCCCTACGGTAGCGATCCTAAAAGAGGACGAAACCAAGCACCTAGTTTTCTCGCACATCGACTGCGTAAACTGCGGCGGCTGCGTTAGCGTATGCCCTAGCGGCGCGCTTGATTACTCCGATATGCCGCGAAACTCTTTCGCCCAGATAGCCAAACTCTACCGCGGCAAGATCGCTCTAATCGTGCCTGCAAAGGCGAGTTTAGAAAACTTAAGCCTAAATTTACCCGCAAACGTGCTGCCTTTTGCCGTGAGCGGCGAGAGATTTTTGAGCGAGACGCATCTGCTTACCTTGCTTCAAGAAAGCGGCGCGCAGGTCGTGATCTACGAGCAAAATATCGGCAAAGGCACCAAAGACGCGGTGGATATTTTAAATCAAATTTACGAGCTTAAATTTAACGAAAAAGCCGTCCTCGTCGCGCAAAATGAAGACAAGCTAAAAAGCGCCCTATTTCAGGCTAAATTTATCGAAGGCTCGCAGTACTCCATAGCCGAGTACGCACTGCCTAAGCGCGAGATATTCGCCAAACGCCTAGAGTGGCTAGTCGGAGATCAAAATTTAGGCTCCGTTAGCACCACCGAGCTCATCAGATACGGCCGCGTCGAGATAAATCAAGACACCTGCACGCTGTGCCTAAGCTGTGTGGGAGCGTGCAACGTCGCTGCACTAGTTGCAGACAAGAAAACAAACTCCATCGTCTTTAACCCGAGCGTCTGCACCGCGTGCGGATACTGCGAGCTTAGCTGCGCGGAAAAAGACACGATATTTTTACGCCCCGGCAAGATCGATCTGGAGCCTAGTTTCTTTGCCTTTAGCGAGCTAGCCAGAGACGAGCTTTTCGCCTGTATCGAATGCGGCAAGGAGTTTGCGACCAAAAAGGCCGTCGAGAAGATCGCCTCGATCATGGCGCCTAAATTTAACGGCGACAAAGCCAAGCTAAAGACGCTTTATTGCTGCTCGGACTGCAAAGCCAAAGTGATGATAAAAGCGCAAATGGATCAAATGAGAGAAGAGGTTTTAAATGGATAA
- a CDS encoding MBL fold metallo-hydrolase, producing MNEVELKICKGGDLGTNSYVITCGERAIVIDPADFTQIAEALRGKKLDFIVITHEHFDHVLALNELKSRYGAKVIAQRKASENIENPSKNLSRFSDMIYDVMKIKKTRETPEFSAHKADTEFDEGFELSWLGHTLTFVHTPGHSEGSCCVKLGGLLFSGDSLFEAVDTSFLGGAKTKAAYEKISMPYFRSLDPFLRVCPGHGESFILGDKLNARQKATEIFKNRPKFTNFFVNFDEFNEALKNAKILVRAECCFLLVKQGGFYKFYYLVDKLENLANLDEFFRLINEPVVAEIVTKNAVASDFLKGVKFKPYKIYSRYRSVKKNRSFNNVLPADLSDASEIFELISETFDPLSDYLPSFEELSELIAKSLVFVIKQERAIAGAAIFEIKEKICYFRLNCVKKEFQNGLIGFALASAPKQMQEAQTFYTWINDENKEAVRLNSALGYKPDGLKNYIFIKDDE from the coding sequence ATGAACGAAGTTGAATTAAAAATTTGCAAAGGCGGCGATCTGGGGACTAACTCCTACGTAATAACCTGCGGCGAGCGCGCTATCGTCATAGACCCGGCCGATTTTACGCAGATTGCGGAAGCTTTGCGCGGCAAGAAGCTTGATTTTATAGTTATCACGCACGAGCATTTCGATCACGTCTTGGCGCTAAACGAGCTAAAAAGCCGCTACGGCGCCAAAGTAATCGCGCAACGCAAAGCAAGCGAAAATATCGAAAACCCGAGCAAAAATTTATCGAGATTTAGCGATATGATTTACGATGTTATGAAGATTAAAAAAACGCGCGAGACGCCGGAATTTAGCGCGCACAAGGCCGATACCGAATTTGACGAGGGTTTTGAGCTTTCGTGGCTGGGACATACGCTTACGTTCGTTCATACGCCAGGACACTCCGAGGGCAGCTGCTGCGTGAAGCTAGGAGGGCTGCTGTTTTCGGGCGATAGCTTGTTTGAGGCCGTAGATACGTCGTTTCTAGGCGGCGCAAAGACAAAAGCCGCATACGAGAAAATTTCTATGCCGTACTTTCGCTCGCTAGATCCGTTTTTGCGCGTTTGCCCAGGACACGGCGAGAGCTTTATCCTGGGCGACAAACTAAACGCGCGCCAAAAAGCAACGGAAATTTTTAAAAATCGTCCGAAATTTACGAATTTTTTCGTTAATTTCGACGAATTTAACGAAGCGCTAAAAAACGCTAAAATTTTAGTACGCGCAGAGTGCTGTTTTTTACTCGTAAAGCAAGGCGGATTTTATAAATTTTACTATTTGGTCGATAAGCTTGAAAATTTAGCGAATTTAGACGAGTTTTTTAGGCTGATAAACGAGCCCGTCGTAGCCGAGATCGTCACGAAAAACGCCGTTGCGAGCGATTTTTTAAAAGGCGTAAAATTTAAGCCGTATAAAATTTACTCCCGTTATAGATCCGTTAAAAAAAACAGAAGCTTTAACAACGTTTTACCGGCGGATTTAAGCGATGCAAGCGAAATTTTTGAGCTTATTAGCGAGACTTTCGATCCGCTTAGCGATTATTTACCGAGTTTTGAAGAGCTATCTGAACTAATCGCAAAGAGCCTGGTTTTTGTTATCAAGCAAGAGCGCGCGATAGCCGGAGCGGCGATATTTGAAATAAAAGAAAAAATTTGCTATTTTAGGCTAAATTGCGTAAAAAAAGAGTTTCAAAACGGCCTTATCGGCTTTGCGCTAGCCTCGGCTCCCAAGCAGATGCAAGAGGCTCAGACTTTTTACACCTGGATAAACGACGAGAACAAAGAAGCCGTTAGGCTAAATTCCGCGCTCGGATATAAACCCGACGGCCTAAAAAACTATATCTTTATAAAGGACGACGAATGA
- the pseC gene encoding UDP-4-amino-4,6-dideoxy-N-acetyl-beta-L-altrosamine transaminase, with protein sequence MIPYSRQQITDSDIAAVVSALKDDILTGGDKVGEFEEAIARYVGVKHVVAMNSATSALHAAYLALGVREGDEVVTTPITFAATANAALMAGAEVKFAPVKFDGNIDENALASLITPKTKVVTAVDFGGNPVNLDAVLKLAKKCGIKVLDDASHALGSSQGGVKVGAKADVSIFSFHPVKPLTTFEGGALATNDDEIARLARLYRSHGIAKKRLWDSDMSLLGYNYRLPDVACALGLNQLKRLDETIAAREKIAKFYDEKFEKNPYFSTVKLPGDVVSSRHLYPILLFRQFWCAKEDIFAALHVRGIGVQVHYKPTYKFSFYRERYGDIWVPSAEDFYAAELSIPCHQCMSLGDANFVADTLFEVLKSFDTPQGCRV encoded by the coding sequence ATGATACCTTACAGCAGACAACAAATCACCGACTCCGACATCGCCGCCGTCGTGAGCGCCCTAAAAGACGACATCCTAACGGGCGGCGACAAAGTCGGAGAATTTGAAGAAGCGATCGCCCGGTATGTCGGCGTAAAGCACGTCGTAGCGATGAACTCGGCGACGTCCGCGCTACACGCGGCGTATCTAGCGCTTGGAGTGCGAGAGGGCGACGAGGTCGTAACGACGCCCATCACGTTTGCGGCGACGGCGAATGCGGCACTAATGGCGGGAGCGGAGGTTAAATTCGCGCCCGTTAAATTTGACGGGAATATCGACGAAAACGCGCTTGCAAGCCTCATCACGCCTAAAACGAAAGTCGTAACCGCGGTTGATTTCGGCGGCAATCCCGTAAATTTAGACGCCGTCCTAAAACTAGCCAAAAAGTGCGGCATAAAGGTACTTGACGACGCATCGCACGCGCTGGGTAGCTCGCAAGGCGGCGTCAAAGTCGGAGCAAAGGCGGACGTTAGCATTTTTAGCTTTCACCCGGTTAAGCCGCTAACAACCTTTGAGGGCGGCGCGCTAGCGACTAACGACGACGAGATCGCGCGCCTAGCACGCCTTTACCGCTCGCACGGCATAGCCAAAAAACGCCTCTGGGACAGCGATATGAGCTTGCTCGGATACAACTACCGCCTGCCCGACGTCGCCTGCGCGCTAGGGCTAAATCAGCTAAAAAGGCTAGACGAAACTATCGCGGCGCGCGAGAAAATCGCTAAATTTTACGACGAAAAATTTGAGAAAAACCCGTATTTTAGCACCGTAAAGCTACCCGGCGACGTCGTTAGCTCGCGCCACCTCTACCCTATTTTACTATTTCGCCAGTTTTGGTGCGCCAAAGAGGACATATTTGCCGCCCTTCATGTGCGCGGTATCGGCGTGCAGGTGCACTATAAGCCCACTTATAAATTTAGCTTTTATCGCGAGCGCTACGGCGATATCTGGGTTCCTAGCGCCGAGGACTTTTACGCGGCCGAGCTTAGTATCCCGTGCCATCAGTGCATGAGCCTAGGGGACGCAAATTTCGTCGCGGATACGCTTTTTGAGGTTTTAAAGAGCTTTGATACGCCGCAAGGTTGTAGAGTTTGA
- the dcd gene encoding dCTP deaminase: MGLKSDAWIRKMSHEKAMIVPFAEEQVGRGVVSYGVSSYGYDIRVGDEFKIFTNIGGTVVDPKNFDEKNVVDFKGDVCIVPPNSFALARTIEYFNMPDNVLAICLGKSTYARCGIIVNVTPFEPGFKGHITIEISNTTPLPAKIYANEGIAQVLFIEGDEPCEVTYADKKGKYQAQEGITLPRILK, translated from the coding sequence ATGGGGCTGAAATCTGACGCCTGGATACGCAAAATGTCGCATGAAAAGGCGATGATAGTGCCGTTTGCCGAGGAGCAGGTCGGACGCGGCGTGGTTAGCTACGGAGTGTCTAGCTACGGCTACGACATCCGCGTAGGCGACGAGTTTAAAATCTTTACGAATATCGGCGGTACCGTGGTCGATCCCAAAAATTTCGACGAGAAAAACGTGGTGGACTTTAAAGGCGACGTCTGCATCGTCCCGCCAAATTCATTCGCTCTAGCGCGCACGATCGAGTATTTTAATATGCCAGATAACGTGCTAGCCATCTGCCTAGGCAAAAGCACCTACGCAAGATGCGGGATTATCGTAAACGTCACACCTTTTGAGCCGGGATTTAAGGGGCATATCACGATCGAGATATCAAACACGACGCCGCTGCCGGCTAAAATTTACGCGAACGAAGGCATCGCGCAGGTGCTATTTATCGAGGGCGACGAGCCGTGCGAAGTGACGTATGCGGACAAAAAGGGCAAATATCAGGCGCAGGAGGGGATAACCCTGCCTAGGATTTTGAAGTAG
- a CDS encoding ABC transporter permease subunit has product MHELTWLVHPLLLSAKTLAATFVLLLFLGLGAAYFLAFYCGRFKAVLEAAVMFPLIFPPIATGFLLLYVLGRNGVIGKALNLQIVFSFSALVIASFLVGLPLFVKPVQSALESLPKSLIEAGQSLGKNCFEIAVFILIPNVFKSIVSALVLALARGLGEVGITLMLGGNIVGKTDTVSLAIYNAVYDGENDRALILSAILVVLSLVLFGFINFLERAKKNG; this is encoded by the coding sequence TTGCACGAACTTACCTGGCTCGTTCATCCGCTGCTTTTAAGCGCCAAAACGCTTGCCGCGACCTTTGTATTGCTCCTATTTTTGGGGCTTGGCGCGGCTTATTTTTTGGCGTTTTACTGCGGTAGGTTTAAGGCCGTTTTAGAAGCGGCCGTGATGTTTCCGCTCATTTTTCCGCCTATTGCTACGGGGTTTTTGCTACTTTACGTCTTGGGGCGAAACGGCGTGATCGGCAAGGCGTTAAATTTACAGATCGTTTTTAGCTTTTCGGCCCTCGTTATCGCTTCGTTTTTGGTGGGCTTGCCGCTATTTGTAAAACCCGTTCAAAGCGCGCTTGAAAGCCTGCCCAAAAGCCTAATCGAAGCGGGTCAAAGCCTAGGTAAAAATTGCTTTGAGATCGCCGTTTTTATCCTCATCCCAAACGTCTTTAAAAGCATCGTTTCGGCGCTTGTTTTAGCCCTTGCTCGCGGCCTTGGCGAGGTCGGTATCACGCTGATGCTAGGCGGAAACATCGTGGGTAAAACCGACACCGTTTCGCTAGCGATCTATAATGCGGTTTACGACGGCGAAAACGACCGCGCGCTCATTTTGAGCGCGATTTTGGTCGTGCTTAGCTTGGTGCTTTTTGGGTTTATAAATTTTCTCGAGCGAGCTAAAAAGAACGGCTGA
- the modA gene encoding molybdate ABC transporter substrate-binding protein yields the protein MKKLLLISIAAAVAFGGENLLVGAGGGYKKPVTEVIENLKKDGVQIEGAFANLGQITIQAKEGKMAAIVGDEAFLKKTGLDIKAYERIGKGALVLVTPKGKQIKDVSELKNLAKIAMPDAKKAIYGVRTTEFLKNSGLEADLAPKMLPVAGVPQVVAYVTNGEVDAGFINSTEAVAREGEFGSVIYIDEALYSPVFISAAKLPACEGNEACAKFIDEIKTPRSKEIFAKFGLK from the coding sequence ATGAAGAAACTACTACTCATTTCTATCGCGGCCGCGGTTGCCTTTGGCGGCGAAAATTTGCTCGTGGGAGCTGGCGGCGGATACAAAAAACCGGTCACTGAAGTGATAGAAAATCTCAAAAAAGACGGCGTGCAGATCGAAGGCGCGTTTGCAAATTTGGGCCAAATCACTATCCAAGCAAAAGAGGGCAAGATGGCTGCGATCGTGGGCGACGAGGCGTTTTTAAAGAAAACGGGCCTTGATATAAAAGCTTATGAGCGCATCGGCAAGGGCGCTTTGGTGCTAGTCACGCCAAAAGGAAAGCAGATAAAAGACGTATCTGAGCTAAAAAATCTAGCTAAAATCGCGATGCCCGACGCCAAAAAAGCGATTTACGGCGTGAGAACGACGGAGTTTTTGAAAAACTCGGGACTAGAGGCCGATCTGGCGCCTAAGATGCTACCGGTCGCTGGCGTACCGCAAGTAGTCGCCTACGTCACGAACGGCGAAGTGGACGCTGGCTTTATAAACTCGACCGAGGCTGTGGCTAGAGAGGGCGAGTTTGGCAGCGTGATCTACATCGACGAGGCGCTTTATAGCCCCGTTTTTATCTCGGCGGCAAAGCTTCCCGCATGCGAAGGTAACGAGGCGTGCGCTAAATTTATAGATGAGATAAAAACTCCTCGCTCGAAGGAAATTTTCGCTAAATTCGGGCTAAAATAA
- a CDS encoding SDR family oxidoreductase, giving the protein MAKAIIVTGTSKGIGKELCERYLQEGYLVAGCARSQSKIAHENYRHFSLDVSDEIAVVAMIREVKREFGRIDALINNTGIASMNHFLTTPFDSVKKVFETNFFGTFLFSREVGKVMMKQKYGRIVNYTTVASALRLEGEAIYAASKSAIENLTQTLSKELAPFNITVNALGPTPIKTDLIKAVPQDKINALLERQAIKRFGNFGDIKNAIDFFIDEKSDFITGQILYLGGVHN; this is encoded by the coding sequence ATGGCTAAGGCGATAATCGTAACGGGCACCTCAAAAGGCATCGGAAAAGAGCTTTGCGAGCGGTATTTACAGGAGGGCTACTTAGTCGCGGGCTGCGCTAGGAGCCAAAGCAAAATCGCGCACGAAAATTACAGACATTTTAGTCTCGACGTAAGCGACGAAATCGCGGTCGTAGCGATGATAAGAGAGGTTAAACGGGAATTCGGCAGGATAGACGCGCTGATAAATAATACCGGCATCGCCTCTATGAATCATTTTTTAACCACGCCCTTTGATAGCGTAAAAAAGGTATTTGAAACGAATTTTTTCGGTACGTTTTTATTTAGCAGGGAAGTCGGCAAAGTCATGATGAAGCAAAAATACGGCCGTATCGTAAATTATACGACCGTCGCAAGCGCGCTAAGACTAGAAGGAGAGGCGATCTACGCCGCCAGCAAAAGCGCGATAGAAAATTTAACCCAAACGCTGTCAAAAGAGCTAGCGCCATTTAACATAACCGTAAACGCGCTAGGCCCTACGCCGATAAAAACCGACCTAATAAAGGCCGTGCCGCAGGACAAGATAAACGCGCTTCTTGAAAGACAAGCTATAAAGAGATTCGGGAATTTCGGCGATATAAAAAATGCGATCGATTTTTTCATCGACGAAAAAAGCGACTTTATCACGGGGCAAATTTTATATTTAGGCGGAGTTCATAACTGA
- a CDS encoding DNA adenine methylase, translating to MKNKLVAPVLKWVGGKRQLLDSIVPLMPKKISSYCEPFFGGGAVLFYMQPKKAHINDINTDLMLVYEVIKNNVNDLIDELSSFKNEAEYFYDIRNWDRDREKYSYLSEIKKAARFLYLNKTCYNGLYRVNNAGEFNSPFGSHKNPNIVNAPVLRAVSSYFNTNDITFSSLDYADVLKNVKKNTFVYLDPPYDPISSTSNFTGYNKGGFDRKDQSKLKECCDELNSRGVKFMLSNSSTDFIREQYVYYNITTIQAKRIINSAVEKRGQVDEVVIRNYDE from the coding sequence ATGAAAAATAAATTAGTTGCACCCGTATTAAAGTGGGTTGGCGGAAAAAGACAGCTTTTGGATTCTATAGTTCCACTTATGCCCAAAAAAATAAGCTCATATTGCGAACCATTTTTTGGCGGGGGGGCAGTTTTATTTTATATGCAGCCCAAAAAGGCTCATATTAATGATATAAATACTGATCTAATGCTAGTGTATGAGGTAATAAAAAATAACGTAAATGATTTAATTGACGAATTATCTAGTTTTAAAAATGAAGCAGAGTACTTTTATGATATTCGAAATTGGGACAGAGACCGTGAAAAGTATTCCTACTTATCAGAAATAAAAAAAGCAGCCAGGTTTTTATATTTAAATAAGACGTGCTATAATGGATTATATAGGGTTAATAATGCAGGAGAATTTAACAGTCCCTTTGGTTCGCATAAAAATCCAAATATAGTAAATGCTCCTGTATTGCGCGCAGTTAGTAGTTATTTTAATACCAATGACATAACTTTTTCATCATTGGATTACGCAGATGTTTTAAAAAATGTGAAAAAAAATACATTTGTATATTTAGATCCACCATACGATCCGATTTCATCCACCTCAAATTTTACTGGATATAATAAGGGTGGATTTGATAGGAAAGATCAGAGCAAACTCAAAGAATGCTGTGATGAATTAAATAGCCGGGGTGTCAAATTTATGCTCTCTAATTCATCTACGGATTTTATAAGAGAACAGTATGTCTACTACAATATAACAACCATTCAAGCAAAAAGGATTATTAATTCTGCTGTTGAAAAACGAGGGCAGGTAGATGAAGTGGTGATTAGAAATTATGACGAGTAA
- a CDS encoding DUF996 domain-containing protein, whose product MKGTVLGPGVILSADEQRYAYLGEDVKSVTANGATVVLRQGDEVDFVVDGQNAKDIYLTKAKSVNINFGNMNFDLKSNDLSTIRTLGLAGSALPILGVIPFLGIVFVIAGFICILLAIFKLSNKVGSPTLKKNYILYLVATAASSVLILLGMTMGMFAFMNAGVGYGNAGGVSMIIGAILGIAGLVGVIYGFFKEFQVYNELSSISGDKFFLYYFIGTVVGALTAVIIIGYVILLAAFIMQIIAWYRLQEVKAA is encoded by the coding sequence ATGAAAGGAACCGTACTGGGACCGGGCGTCATACTAAGCGCGGACGAGCAGCGCTACGCGTATCTTGGGGAGGACGTAAAGTCCGTAACAGCTAACGGCGCGACCGTAGTTTTAAGGCAGGGTGACGAAGTGGATTTCGTCGTAGACGGACAGAACGCCAAAGATATCTACCTAACGAAAGCAAAGTCCGTAAATATAAATTTCGGCAACATGAACTTTGATCTAAAAAGCAACGATTTATCGACGATTAGAACGCTAGGTTTGGCGGGATCGGCTCTACCGATTTTAGGCGTTATTCCGTTTTTGGGTATAGTTTTCGTTATCGCGGGTTTTATATGCATTTTGCTCGCTATATTTAAGCTTTCAAATAAAGTCGGCAGTCCTACTTTAAAGAAAAATTACATTTTATATCTAGTCGCTACCGCAGCGTCGTCTGTTTTGATTTTATTGGGTATGACTATGGGGATGTTTGCGTTTATGAATGCCGGAGTCGGATACGGCAATGCAGGCGGCGTTAGTATGATTATAGGAGCGATCTTAGGTATAGCGGGTCTTGTAGGCGTTATTTACGGATTTTTCAAAGAATTTCAAGTTTACAACGAACTTTCAAGCATCTCGGGCGATAAATTTTTCCTTTACTACTTTATCGGCACGGTAGTAGGAGCGCTCACGGCCGTTATAATCATCGGCTACGTTATTTTACTCGCGGCGTTTATTATGCAAATCATCGCATGGTATAGGCTTCAAGAGGTTAAAGCAGCCTAA
- a CDS encoding formate dehydrogenase-specific chaperone — MDNNLTKARAYFYEFLAYPLFFHEHGGKFDRWREQLAYLATSPVTPQSEAAFANLAKFDFEKFAREQNDVLFDFSYSNIPLNASFYEDGRDDGAARLRVIECLKLSPYRRDANVCKDSEDYVGFIFLATATFLRDEAAGAANISSKLFTDVTNKFIDEFIKFLSAHKNADFFASYATILRDFIELERAVLGVEAPPAPVGDSAAVASMKKEPFQSKMPTAKTKLRWEEFSPVISQEFDD, encoded by the coding sequence ATGGATAATAACTTAACCAAGGCGCGCGCGTATTTTTACGAGTTTTTGGCCTATCCGCTGTTTTTTCACGAGCACGGCGGTAAATTTGACCGCTGGCGCGAGCAGCTAGCCTACCTAGCGACTAGTCCCGTTACGCCTCAAAGCGAGGCCGCGTTTGCAAATTTAGCCAAATTTGACTTTGAGAAATTCGCCAGGGAGCAAAACGACGTGCTTTTTGACTTTTCTTACTCCAACATCCCGCTAAACGCCTCGTTTTACGAGGATGGACGCGACGACGGAGCGGCTAGACTGCGCGTGATCGAGTGCCTGAAGCTAAGCCCGTACCGCAGAGACGCGAACGTCTGCAAAGACAGCGAGGACTACGTCGGATTTATATTTTTAGCCACGGCGACTTTTTTGCGAGATGAAGCAGCCGGCGCGGCAAATATCAGCAGCAAGCTATTTACGGACGTTACGAATAAATTTATCGATGAATTTATCAAATTTTTATCCGCTCACAAAAACGCGGACTTTTTCGCTTCTTATGCGACTATCTTGCGCGATTTTATCGAGCTTGAGCGCGCGGTGCTAGGCGTGGAGGCTCCTCCTGCGCCGGTCGGAGACAGCGCTGCGGTAGCCTCGATGAAAAAAGAACCGTTTCAAAGCAAAATGCCTACGGCCAAAACCAAACTCCGCTGGGAGGAGTTCTCGCCCGTTATCTCGCAGGAGTTTGATGACTAG
- the pseB gene encoding UDP-N-acetylglucosamine 4,6-dehydratase (inverting) produces MFNGKSILITGGTGSFGKKYAEILLSKFKPKRLVIYSRDELKQYEMAQVFKDPAMRFFIGDVRDEKRLMTAMNGVDYVIHAAAMKHVPIAEYNPMECIKTNINGAQNVIDAALECGVSKVIALSTDKACNPVNLYGATKLASDKLFVAANNIAGSKKTRFSVVRYGNVVGSRGSVVPLFKKLIAEGAKELPITHADMTRFWITLEQGVNFVLKNFERMKGGEIFIPKIPSMTMIELARSMAPQLGVKIIGIRPGEKMHEVMVGKDDAHLTYEFDDHYVISPSIKFTSKDDDFSTNALGEKGHLVEENFEYSSDKNRIWLGKDGLLEMIEASK; encoded by the coding sequence ATGTTTAACGGAAAATCCATCCTCATCACCGGCGGCACCGGCTCGTTCGGCAAAAAATACGCTGAAATTTTACTCTCCAAATTTAAACCAAAAAGGCTAGTCATCTACTCTCGCGACGAGCTTAAGCAGTACGAGATGGCGCAGGTTTTCAAAGACCCCGCGATGCGATTTTTCATCGGCGACGTACGCGACGAAAAGCGCCTCATGACCGCGATGAACGGCGTTGATTACGTCATCCACGCAGCAGCTATGAAGCACGTACCGATCGCCGAATACAACCCGATGGAGTGTATCAAAACTAACATAAACGGTGCGCAAAACGTCATCGACGCGGCGCTTGAGTGCGGCGTGAGCAAGGTCATCGCGCTCTCGACCGACAAGGCGTGCAACCCCGTAAATTTGTACGGCGCGACCAAGCTTGCCAGCGATAAGCTATTCGTCGCGGCAAACAACATCGCGGGTAGCAAAAAAACGCGATTTAGCGTCGTTCGCTACGGCAACGTCGTGGGCTCTCGCGGCTCGGTCGTACCGCTATTTAAAAAGCTAATCGCGGAAGGCGCGAAGGAACTGCCGATCACGCATGCTGATATGACGCGATTTTGGATCACGCTAGAACAAGGCGTAAATTTCGTACTTAAAAACTTCGAGCGCATGAAAGGCGGCGAAATCTTCATCCCCAAAATCCCGTCGATGACGATGATAGAGCTTGCTCGCTCTATGGCGCCGCAACTTGGCGTAAAAATAATCGGCATCCGCCCGGGCGAAAAGATGCACGAGGTCATGGTCGGCAAGGACGACGCGCACCTAACGTACGAGTTTGACGACCACTATGTAATCAGCCCGTCGATCAAATTTACGAGCAAGGACGACGACTTTAGCACAAACGCACTAGGCGAAAAGGGGCATCTCGTGGAGGAAAATTTCGAGTACAGCTCGGATAAAAATAGAATTTGGCTCGGTAAAGACGGACTCTTGGAGATGATCGAGGCTAGTAAATAA